The following coding sequences are from one Verrucosispora sp. WMMD573 window:
- a CDS encoding exonuclease SbcCD subunit D — MKILHTSDWHVGKVLKGQSRAEEHKQVLAGVIEIARRERPDLVVIAGDLYDTAAPTPEATRLVTRALTALRRTGADVVAIGGNHDNGPALDALRPWAEAAGITLRGGVREDPAEHVIDGTTADGERWRLAALPFLSQRYAVRAVEMYELTAAETTQTYADHLGRILARLTEGFDEPDRVHLVTAHLTVVGAATGGGERDAHTIMGYAVPASVFPGTAHYVALGHLHRAQRVQGPCPIRYSGAPLAVDFGEQENVPAVTLVEVTATTAARIREEPVTAATALRTVRGTLAQLAEITAPEGWLRVYVREQPRAGLREEVQQLLPRALEIRIDPELVPAPGTGTRVAQRSGRSPRQLFADYLDSRGHADEGVRELFDELLEEVDH; from the coding sequence ATGAAGATCCTGCACACCTCCGACTGGCACGTGGGCAAGGTCCTCAAGGGGCAGTCGCGGGCCGAGGAGCACAAGCAGGTGCTGGCCGGGGTCATCGAGATCGCCCGGCGGGAACGGCCCGACCTGGTCGTCATCGCCGGCGACCTCTACGACACGGCGGCACCGACCCCGGAGGCGACCCGCCTGGTCACCCGGGCATTGACCGCGCTGCGCCGCACCGGCGCGGACGTGGTGGCGATCGGCGGCAACCACGACAACGGTCCGGCGCTGGACGCGCTGCGCCCGTGGGCCGAGGCCGCCGGCATCACCCTGCGCGGCGGCGTACGCGAGGATCCGGCCGAACACGTCATCGACGGCACCACCGCCGACGGGGAACGCTGGCGGCTGGCCGCGTTGCCGTTCCTGTCCCAGCGGTACGCGGTCCGCGCGGTGGAGATGTACGAGCTGACCGCCGCCGAGACCACCCAGACGTACGCCGACCATCTGGGCCGCATCCTGGCCCGGCTGACCGAGGGTTTCGACGAGCCGGACCGGGTGCATCTGGTCACCGCCCACCTCACGGTGGTCGGCGCGGCCACCGGCGGCGGGGAACGTGACGCGCACACCATCATGGGTTACGCGGTGCCCGCCTCGGTCTTTCCCGGTACCGCGCACTACGTGGCGCTCGGGCACCTGCATCGCGCCCAGCGGGTGCAGGGGCCGTGCCCGATCCGCTACAGCGGTGCCCCGCTCGCCGTCGACTTCGGAGAGCAGGAGAACGTCCCGGCAGTGACCCTGGTCGAGGTCACCGCGACCACGGCGGCGCGGATTCGCGAGGAGCCGGTGACCGCGGCGACCGCGCTGCGCACCGTACGCGGCACCCTCGCCCAGCTCGCCGAGATCACTGCGCCGGAGGGTTGGCTGCGGGTGTACGTGCGCGAGCAGCCCCGCGCCGGCCTGCGGGAGGAGGTGCAGCAACTGCTTCCCCGGGCCCTGGAGATCCGGATCGACCCGGAGCTGGTGCCGGCACCCGGCACCGGCACCCGGGTCGCCCAACGGTCCGGCCGTTCGCCCCGGCAGTTGTTCGCCGACTACCTGGACAGCCGGGGGCATGCCGACGAGGGCGTCCGGGAACTCTTCGACGAACTGCTCGAGGAGGTCGATCACTGA
- a CDS encoding ATP-binding protein, whose translation MTDQGFDGPGEGVGRVLGTADATPLQFWTAVSPGSYLQLDDVVVTRRELPDREPVTIAGVVTQVRARHEGAQFDSDVFAIADGTLPAQVQEAAEITTTRVDPEFYVPPQPGAVVHRAEGDARARALHFDRMERRIPMGTGRDGVPVYLNADFLDGSRGAHVSISGISGVATKTSFATFLLYSVFRSGQLGGDAVNAKALIFNVKGEDLLFLDHPNARLDDPTRAAYARLGLAADAFPDVRVYAPPRVGDSSGTPDVSSRLTGVDSFYWTLTEFCADRLLPYVFADADDERQQYTMVVHSVAAHLARYAQPADGGVSIDGVRLGSYGDLVDHVVEQLSDDETRGDWAGSAVGLGTVNAFARRLIGSKKDLSRLIRGDLATRRPHSINTSESAQVTVVDLHNLPDRAQRFVVGVTLKSEFERKEKAGTAKPLLFVVLDELNKYAPREGSSPIKEVLLDIAERGRSLGVILIGAQQTASEVERRIVTNSAIRVVGRLDPAEASRPEYGFLPPAQRQRALLAKPGTMFVNQPDIPVPLCLEFPFPAWATRVSEAGAAPSQTLRSITQSADPFAVVGSGGGTDDDIPF comes from the coding sequence ATGACCGACCAGGGGTTCGACGGCCCGGGCGAGGGGGTGGGCCGGGTGCTGGGCACCGCCGACGCCACTCCCCTGCAGTTCTGGACGGCGGTCTCCCCGGGCAGCTATCTCCAGCTCGATGATGTGGTGGTCACCCGACGGGAGTTGCCCGACCGGGAGCCGGTGACCATCGCCGGGGTGGTCACCCAGGTCCGGGCGCGGCACGAGGGCGCGCAGTTCGACTCCGACGTCTTCGCCATCGCCGACGGCACGCTGCCGGCGCAGGTGCAGGAGGCCGCCGAGATCACCACCACCCGCGTCGACCCCGAGTTCTACGTGCCGCCGCAGCCGGGCGCCGTGGTACACCGGGCCGAGGGCGACGCCCGCGCCCGGGCACTGCACTTCGACCGGATGGAACGACGGATCCCGATGGGCACCGGCCGGGACGGCGTCCCGGTCTACCTGAACGCCGACTTCCTCGACGGCAGCCGGGGCGCGCACGTGTCGATCTCCGGCATCTCCGGCGTGGCCACCAAGACCAGCTTCGCCACCTTTCTTCTCTACTCGGTGTTCCGCTCCGGGCAGCTCGGCGGAGACGCGGTCAACGCCAAGGCGCTGATCTTCAACGTGAAGGGCGAGGACCTGCTCTTCCTCGACCATCCGAACGCCCGGCTCGACGATCCGACCCGGGCCGCGTACGCCCGGCTCGGTCTGGCCGCGGACGCCTTTCCCGACGTACGGGTCTACGCGCCGCCCCGGGTGGGCGACTCGTCCGGCACGCCGGACGTGAGCAGTCGGCTCACCGGCGTGGACAGCTTCTACTGGACGCTCACCGAATTCTGCGCCGACCGCCTGCTGCCGTACGTCTTCGCCGACGCCGACGACGAACGGCAGCAGTACACGATGGTGGTCCACTCCGTGGCCGCCCACCTGGCCCGCTACGCCCAGCCCGCCGACGGTGGCGTCAGCATCGACGGCGTCCGGCTGGGCAGCTACGGCGATCTGGTCGACCACGTCGTCGAGCAGCTCAGCGACGACGAGACCCGCGGCGACTGGGCGGGCAGCGCGGTGGGCCTGGGCACGGTGAACGCGTTCGCCCGCCGGCTGATCGGCAGCAAGAAGGACCTGTCCCGGTTGATCCGTGGTGACCTGGCCACCCGCCGACCGCACTCGATCAACACCTCGGAGTCCGCCCAGGTCACCGTCGTCGACCTGCACAACCTTCCGGACCGGGCGCAACGTTTCGTGGTCGGTGTGACGCTCAAGAGCGAGTTCGAGCGCAAGGAGAAGGCCGGCACCGCCAAGCCGCTGCTGTTCGTGGTGCTCGACGAGCTGAACAAGTACGCCCCCCGGGAGGGCTCGTCCCCGATCAAGGAGGTGCTGCTCGACATCGCCGAGCGCGGCCGCTCGCTCGGGGTGATCCTGATCGGCGCGCAGCAGACCGCCAGTGAGGTGGAGCGGCGTATCGTCACCAACTCGGCCATCCGGGTGGTGGGCCGGCTGGATCCGGCCGAGGCATCCCGCCCGGAGTACGGTTTCCTCCCACCCGCCCAGCGGCAACGCGCGTTGCTGGCCAAGCCGGGCACGATGTTCGTCAACCAGCCGGACATCCCGGTGCCGCTCTGTCTGGAGTTCCCGTTCCCCGCCTGGGCGACGCGGGTGTCCGAGGCCGGGGCCGCGCCGTCACAGACCCTGCGGTCGATCACCCAGTCCGCCGACCCGTTCGCGGTCGTCGGGTCCGGCGGCGGCACCGACGACGACATCCCCTTCTAG
- a CDS encoding pyrimidine reductase family protein — MSDRAPISVLWPDPSPEPVDDDVLIARYGRVEQPHLRMNFVTSVDGAVSLDGYSAGLSGPPDKRVFGLLRMLCDALLVAAGTLRHEDYRAIRLDERRRAWRRAHGLTEYPTLVVVSGTLDLDPTQAAFADAPVRPVVLTRRDAPAPPGLTAVADLVRHGEDRVDLVAGLADLRRRGLGQLLCEGGPHLFGALTAADLVDEVCLSIAPMLAGAGPGRITAGAPSPARSLPLRHVLRADDGTLLLRHARR; from the coding sequence ATGAGCGACAGAGCACCGATTTCCGTCCTCTGGCCGGACCCGTCACCGGAGCCGGTGGACGACGACGTGCTCATCGCCCGGTACGGCCGCGTCGAGCAGCCGCACCTGCGGATGAACTTCGTGACCAGCGTCGACGGCGCGGTCAGCCTCGACGGCTACTCGGCCGGGCTGTCCGGCCCCCCCGACAAGCGGGTCTTCGGACTGCTGCGGATGCTCTGCGACGCGTTGCTGGTGGCCGCCGGCACGCTGCGCCACGAGGACTACCGGGCGATCCGGCTGGACGAGCGACGCCGGGCCTGGCGACGCGCGCACGGGCTGACCGAGTACCCGACCCTGGTAGTGGTCTCCGGCACCCTGGACCTCGACCCGACCCAGGCCGCCTTCGCCGACGCACCCGTGCGCCCCGTGGTGCTGACCCGCCGGGACGCGCCCGCGCCGCCCGGCCTTACCGCCGTGGCCGACCTGGTACGCCATGGTGAGGATCGGGTCGACCTGGTCGCCGGGCTGGCCGACCTGCGTCGTCGCGGGCTCGGTCAACTGCTCTGCGAGGGCGGTCCACACCTGTTCGGCGCCCTCACCGCCGCCGACCTGGTCGACGAGGTGTGCCTCTCGATCGCGCCCATGCTCGCCGGGGCCGGGCCGGGCCGGATCACCGCCGGTGCCCCGAGCCCCGCCCGGAGCCTGCCGCTGCGGCACGTCCTTCGCGCCGACGACGGCACCCTGCTGCTCCGCCACGCCCGGCGCTGA
- a CDS encoding plasmid pRiA4b ORF-3 family protein: protein MPRQIFQLRMSLAGVRPAIWRRVLVPGGYTLDRLHRVVQHAMGWRDCHLHSFEIDGVQYGEPDPDGELALHDELDVRLDAVLGKGSRFHYTYDFGDWWEHDLLVEDALTAEADERYPRCLDGERACPPEDVGGPQGYLVLLAALAEPGHPEHRTMRDWVDAGFDPAAFDAGRVDTLLRRLC, encoded by the coding sequence ATGCCGCGTCAGATCTTCCAGCTGAGGATGTCCCTGGCCGGGGTTCGTCCGGCGATCTGGCGCCGGGTGCTGGTGCCCGGCGGCTACACCCTGGACCGGCTGCACCGGGTGGTGCAGCACGCGATGGGCTGGCGCGACTGCCACCTGCACTCGTTCGAGATCGACGGCGTGCAGTACGGCGAACCCGACCCGGACGGCGAGTTGGCCCTGCACGACGAGCTGGACGTCCGGTTGGACGCGGTGCTCGGCAAGGGCAGCCGGTTCCACTACACGTACGACTTCGGCGACTGGTGGGAGCACGACCTGCTGGTCGAGGACGCCTTGACCGCCGAGGCGGACGAGCGCTACCCGCGCTGCCTCGACGGGGAGCGGGCCTGCCCACCGGAGGATGTCGGCGGACCGCAGGGCTACCTGGTGCTGCTCGCCGCGTTGGCCGAGCCGGGCCATCCGGAGCATCGGACGATGCGGGACTGGGTGGACGCCGGCTTCGACCCGGCGGCCTTCGACGCCGGCCGGGTCGACACCCTGCTTCGTCGTCTCTGCTGA
- a CDS encoding extracellular solute-binding protein, whose translation MSLTTRRSRMAAATLAAITAVGGLAACGNDDEPAEGEKPAKLVVDTFGEFGYDELVKQYEQQTGIKIELRKTAQLGEYRPKLVRYLATGKGAADVTALEEGILNEFKANPRNWADLTPLVPSEIADDYLPWKWELGKAPDGRLIGLPTDVGSLAVCYRKDLFEAAGLPTERDAVSALWPDWNGFHQAGQKYKQATGKGFIDSITAVSNGVLFQQGSDLFYDKENNIIADSSPAVKAAWDTATSMVDISAKASTWSPEWSGGFKQGTFAATFCPSWMLGIVADNSGEENKGKWDVAAVPGGGGNWGGSWLAVPEQSKYPEEAAKLAEFLTNATSQVEAFKAKGPLPTNLEALKNEAFLSYTNEYFSNAPTGKIFGESVAQIQPIHLGPKHQAVKENAFEPAMRAFENGQASKDAAWEQFTKDAQTQGVF comes from the coding sequence ATGAGCCTCACCACGCGGCGTTCCCGCATGGCGGCAGCCACCCTGGCCGCGATCACCGCTGTCGGCGGTCTCGCGGCCTGCGGCAATGACGACGAGCCGGCCGAGGGCGAGAAGCCCGCGAAGCTGGTCGTCGACACGTTCGGCGAGTTCGGCTACGACGAACTCGTCAAGCAGTACGAGCAGCAGACCGGTATCAAGATCGAGCTGCGTAAGACGGCACAGCTCGGCGAGTACCGGCCGAAGCTGGTCCGTTACCTCGCGACCGGCAAGGGCGCGGCTGACGTGACCGCCCTGGAAGAGGGCATCCTCAACGAGTTCAAGGCCAACCCGCGTAACTGGGCCGACCTGACTCCGCTGGTGCCGTCCGAGATCGCCGACGACTACCTGCCCTGGAAGTGGGAGCTGGGTAAGGCGCCGGACGGTCGGCTGATCGGCCTGCCGACCGACGTCGGCAGCCTCGCGGTCTGCTACCGCAAGGATCTGTTCGAGGCGGCCGGTCTGCCCACCGAGCGCGACGCGGTCTCGGCGCTCTGGCCGGACTGGAACGGCTTCCACCAGGCTGGCCAGAAGTACAAGCAGGCCACCGGCAAGGGGTTCATCGACTCGATCACCGCGGTCTCGAACGGTGTGCTGTTCCAGCAGGGCAGCGACCTGTTCTACGACAAGGAGAACAACATCATCGCGGACTCCAGCCCCGCGGTGAAGGCCGCTTGGGACACCGCCACCTCGATGGTGGACATCTCCGCCAAGGCGTCCACCTGGTCGCCGGAGTGGTCCGGCGGCTTCAAGCAGGGCACGTTCGCGGCCACCTTCTGCCCGTCCTGGATGCTCGGCATCGTCGCGGACAACTCCGGCGAGGAGAACAAGGGCAAGTGGGACGTGGCGGCCGTGCCGGGCGGCGGCGGTAACTGGGGCGGCTCGTGGCTGGCCGTGCCGGAGCAGAGCAAGTACCCGGAGGAGGCGGCGAAGCTCGCCGAGTTCCTGACCAACGCCACCAGCCAGGTGGAGGCCTTCAAGGCCAAGGGTCCGCTGCCCACCAACCTGGAGGCGTTGAAGAACGAGGCATTCCTCAGCTACACCAACGAGTACTTCAGCAACGCGCCGACCGGCAAGATCTTCGGCGAGAGCGTCGCCCAGATCCAGCCGATCCACCTGGGCCCGAAGCACCAGGCGGTGAAGGAGAACGCGTTCGAGCCGGCGATGCGGGCATTCGAGAACGGGCAGGCCAGCAAGGATGCGGCCTGGGAGCAGTTCACTAAGGACGCGCAGACCCAGGGCGTCTTCTGA
- a CDS encoding sugar ABC transporter permease has product MSLSATTAPPSPAAPPPDAPSRRRRGYLLNRLDLKYSPYLYIAPFFLIFGAFGLYPMLRTAWMSLHDWDMIGEHTFIGFDNYTELISDEYFWNALVNTFGIFALSTIPQLLMALFLANLLNQTLLRAKTFFRMAIFVPNVVSVAAVAIVFGMLFQRDFGLFNWLLGLVGVDQIDWRTQEWSSWTAIATMVNWRWTGYNTLILLAGMQAIPKDLYEAAAIDGASPWRQFWQITLPMLKPTFIFVVILSTIGGMQLFTEPLLFGNGSIIGGDQREFQTLAMYMYEKGIYNLSTAGYGAAVAWAIFMIIVLVSLINFVLVRRAAK; this is encoded by the coding sequence ATGAGCCTGTCGGCCACGACGGCGCCGCCGTCGCCAGCAGCACCACCTCCCGACGCCCCCTCCCGGCGTCGTCGGGGATATCTCCTCAACCGCCTGGATCTCAAGTACTCCCCGTACCTCTACATCGCGCCGTTCTTCCTGATCTTCGGAGCCTTCGGGCTGTACCCGATGCTGCGTACCGCCTGGATGTCCCTGCACGACTGGGACATGATCGGCGAGCACACGTTCATCGGGTTCGACAACTACACCGAGCTGATCTCCGACGAGTACTTCTGGAACGCGCTGGTCAACACGTTCGGCATCTTCGCCCTGTCGACCATCCCACAGCTGCTGATGGCGCTGTTCCTGGCGAACCTGCTCAACCAGACCCTGCTGCGTGCCAAGACCTTCTTCCGGATGGCCATCTTCGTGCCGAACGTGGTGTCGGTGGCCGCCGTCGCGATCGTCTTCGGCATGCTGTTCCAGCGCGACTTCGGCCTGTTCAACTGGCTGCTCGGCCTCGTCGGGGTGGACCAGATCGACTGGCGTACGCAGGAGTGGAGTTCCTGGACCGCGATCGCCACGATGGTCAACTGGCGGTGGACCGGCTACAACACCCTGATCCTGCTCGCCGGAATGCAGGCCATCCCGAAGGACCTGTACGAGGCTGCCGCGATCGACGGGGCCAGCCCGTGGCGGCAGTTCTGGCAGATCACCCTGCCGATGCTCAAGCCCACCTTCATCTTCGTGGTCATCCTCTCCACGATCGGCGGCATGCAGCTGTTCACCGAGCCGCTGCTCTTCGGCAACGGCAGCATCATCGGCGGCGACCAGCGGGAGTTCCAGACGCTGGCGATGTACATGTACGAGAAGGGCATCTACAACCTGAGCACCGCAGGTTATGGAGCCGCGGTCGCCTGGGCGATCTTCATGATCATCGTCCTGGTGTCGCTGATCAACTTCGTACTCGTCCGCCGCGCGGCCAAGTGA
- a CDS encoding carbohydrate ABC transporter permease: MTSASKRLWRTSPLTYMALVLAALMSIYPFYYMIVIGTRSLESINDVPPPMTPAGAFGDNFGRVLDNDAANFLKGLMNSIIVSSVVTVSVVLTGSLAGFAFAKLRFRGRNVLLLAIIVTMMIPTQMGLIPLWSMMQSLGWYDTLYAVTVPFLVSAFGVFMMRQYASQAISDELIEAGRVDGASTFRIYWNIVLPALRPAAGVLGLLTFMETWNSFLWPYAILSPENPTLQVSLSFLSYAYYTDYSQVFAATAVGTIPLVLVFLLFGRQIIGGIMEGAVKS; this comes from the coding sequence ATGACCTCGGCTTCAAAGCGCCTGTGGCGCACCAGTCCGCTTACCTACATGGCGCTCGTCCTGGCGGCGCTGATGTCGATCTACCCGTTCTACTACATGATCGTGATCGGCACCCGCAGCCTCGAGTCCATCAACGACGTGCCACCGCCGATGACTCCGGCCGGCGCGTTCGGTGACAACTTCGGGCGGGTGCTCGACAACGACGCGGCCAACTTCCTCAAGGGCCTGATGAACTCGATCATCGTCTCCTCGGTGGTCACCGTGTCGGTGGTGCTCACCGGCTCCCTGGCCGGCTTCGCCTTCGCGAAGCTGCGCTTCCGCGGACGCAACGTGTTGCTGCTGGCGATCATCGTCACCATGATGATCCCGACCCAGATGGGTCTCATCCCGCTCTGGAGCATGATGCAGTCGCTGGGGTGGTACGACACCCTGTACGCGGTGACCGTGCCGTTCCTGGTCAGCGCCTTCGGCGTGTTCATGATGCGGCAGTACGCCAGCCAGGCGATCTCCGACGAGCTGATCGAGGCCGGCCGTGTGGACGGCGCCAGCACCTTCCGGATCTACTGGAACATCGTGCTGCCCGCGTTGCGCCCAGCGGCCGGCGTGCTCGGTCTGCTCACCTTCATGGAGACCTGGAACTCCTTCCTCTGGCCGTACGCGATCCTCAGCCCGGAGAACCCGACCCTGCAGGTCTCGCTCTCCTTCCTCTCGTACGCCTACTACACGGACTATTCCCAGGTCTTCGCCGCCACGGCGGTCGGCACCATCCCGCTGGTGCTCGTCTTTCTTCTCTTCGGCCGCCAGATCATCGGCGGGATCATGGAAGGTGCAGTCAAGTCGTGA
- a CDS encoding GH1 family beta-glucosidase — translation MSNPATPPAVGVLDERPPLTFPPGFLWGAATAAYQIEGAANEGGRTASIWDTFSRTEGRTVAGHTGDVACDHYHRLSDDVRLMAELGLKSYRFSVSWPRVQPGGSGPANAEGLDFYQRLIDELLANGIEPWLTLYHWDLPQELEDAGGWPSRDTAARFADYSLLVADALGDRVKYWTTLNEPWCSAFLGYGSGVHAPGRTNGADAVRAGHHLMLGHGLAVQALRTAVPQAQLGVTVNLYPVTPASDAPGDVDAARRIDALANRFFLDPMLRGAYPNDLVADLAKVTDFNHVHDGDLATISTPLDVVGVNYYSRHVVAAPIPGEQPEVYWRDQACWPGSEDVRFVTRGVPVTDMNWEIDAPGLVETLRRVHEEYTELPLYVTENGSAFVDEVVDGQVDDVDRLAYFDAHLRASHEAISAGVPLRGYFAWSLMDNFEWAWGYTKRFGMIYVDYDKQTRIPKSSARWYAEVIRRNGLAAQ, via the coding sequence GTGAGCAACCCCGCCACCCCGCCCGCCGTCGGCGTCCTCGACGAGCGGCCGCCGCTTACCTTCCCGCCCGGCTTCCTCTGGGGCGCGGCGACCGCCGCGTACCAGATCGAGGGCGCGGCGAACGAGGGCGGCCGGACCGCGTCGATCTGGGACACCTTCAGCCGCACCGAGGGTCGGACGGTCGCCGGGCACACCGGCGACGTCGCCTGCGACCACTACCACCGGCTCAGCGACGACGTCCGGCTGATGGCCGAACTGGGGCTGAAGTCGTACCGGTTCTCGGTGTCCTGGCCCCGGGTGCAGCCGGGCGGGTCGGGTCCGGCGAACGCCGAAGGGCTCGACTTCTACCAGCGGCTGATCGACGAGCTGCTGGCCAACGGAATCGAGCCCTGGCTAACCCTCTACCACTGGGATCTGCCGCAGGAGTTGGAGGACGCCGGTGGCTGGCCGTCCCGGGACACCGCCGCCCGGTTCGCCGACTACTCCCTGTTGGTGGCCGACGCGCTGGGCGACCGGGTGAAGTACTGGACGACCCTCAACGAGCCCTGGTGCTCGGCCTTCCTCGGGTACGGCTCCGGGGTTCACGCCCCGGGCCGCACCAACGGGGCCGATGCGGTCCGGGCCGGACACCACCTGATGCTCGGGCACGGGCTCGCCGTGCAGGCGCTGCGTACGGCAGTGCCGCAGGCGCAGCTCGGGGTGACCGTCAACCTGTACCCGGTCACCCCGGCCAGCGACGCGCCGGGCGATGTCGACGCGGCCCGGCGGATCGACGCGCTGGCCAACCGGTTCTTCCTCGACCCGATGCTACGCGGCGCGTACCCAAACGACCTGGTGGCCGACCTGGCGAAGGTGACGGACTTCAACCACGTTCACGACGGCGACCTGGCCACCATCTCCACCCCGCTGGATGTGGTGGGCGTCAACTACTACAGCCGGCACGTGGTGGCCGCGCCGATCCCCGGCGAGCAGCCGGAGGTCTACTGGCGGGACCAGGCCTGCTGGCCGGGCAGCGAGGACGTCCGGTTCGTCACCCGGGGAGTCCCGGTGACCGACATGAACTGGGAGATCGACGCCCCCGGTCTGGTGGAGACGCTGCGCCGGGTGCACGAAGAGTACACGGAACTTCCGCTCTACGTGACCGAGAACGGCTCGGCCTTCGTCGACGAGGTCGTCGACGGGCAGGTCGACGACGTCGATCGGTTGGCCTATTTCGACGCCCACCTGCGCGCCTCGCACGAGGCGATCAGCGCGGGCGTCCCCCTGCGGGGATACTTCGCCTGGTCGCTGATGGATAATTTCGAGTGGGCCTGGGGCTACACGAAGCGGTTCGGCATGATCTACGTCGACTACGACAAGCAGACCCGCATCCCCAAGTCCAGTGCCAGGTGGTACGCGGAGGTGATCCGACGCAACGGTCTGGCCGCACAATAG
- a CDS encoding LacI family DNA-binding transcriptional regulator — MTTQRTRSLGRPTLDAVAARAGVGRGTVSRVVNGSPQVSPEARAAVQQAIAELGYVPNRAARALVTQRTDSVALVVSESGERIFAEPFFAGIVRGISSALLETPLQLWLAMAQSPLERERVEHHLTNQHIDGVLLLSLHDDDPLPTLLEERGLPTVLGGRPARMLHPEAQPASFVDVNNAGGARQAVEYLAGRGRRRIATIAGPQDMGAGLARLSGYRDAVRTAGFGVNPDLIAYGDFSEESGAAAMRGLLERCPDLDAVFVAADLMAFGAMRTLREAGRRVPQDVAVVGFGDEPIARQANPPLTSVFQPVEEMGRQMARLLVDRIRGDELATPHVVLDTQFVERASA; from the coding sequence ATGACAACGCAGCGCACCCGGTCGCTCGGGCGGCCGACGCTCGACGCGGTTGCCGCCCGCGCCGGAGTGGGCCGCGGCACGGTCTCCCGCGTGGTCAACGGCTCCCCGCAGGTGAGTCCGGAGGCCCGGGCCGCCGTGCAACAGGCCATTGCCGAACTGGGGTACGTACCCAACCGCGCGGCTCGGGCGCTGGTCACGCAGCGAACCGACTCGGTGGCCCTGGTGGTCAGCGAGTCCGGCGAGCGGATCTTCGCCGAGCCGTTCTTCGCCGGCATCGTCCGGGGGATCAGCTCGGCCCTGCTGGAGACGCCGTTGCAGCTCTGGCTGGCCATGGCCCAATCGCCGCTGGAGCGGGAGCGGGTCGAGCACCACCTGACCAACCAGCACATCGACGGCGTACTGCTGCTGTCGCTGCACGACGACGATCCGCTGCCCACGCTGCTTGAGGAGCGGGGCCTGCCCACCGTGCTCGGCGGGCGGCCCGCGCGGATGCTGCACCCCGAGGCGCAGCCGGCCTCGTTCGTCGACGTCAACAACGCCGGCGGGGCACGCCAGGCCGTCGAGTACCTCGCCGGCCGGGGACGGCGGCGCATCGCCACCATCGCCGGCCCGCAGGACATGGGCGCCGGCCTGGCCCGGTTGTCCGGCTATCGGGACGCGGTCCGCACCGCCGGGTTCGGCGTCAACCCCGACCTGATCGCGTACGGCGACTTCAGCGAGGAGAGCGGGGCGGCAGCCATGCGGGGGCTGCTGGAGCGCTGCCCCGACCTGGACGCCGTGTTCGTGGCCGCCGACCTGATGGCCTTCGGTGCCATGCGTACGCTGCGGGAGGCCGGCCGCCGGGTGCCGCAGGACGTGGCCGTGGTCGGCTTCGGCGACGAGCCGATCGCCCGGCAGGCCAACCCGCCACTGACGTCGGTGTTCCAGCCGGTGGAGGAGATGGGCCGGCAGATGGCGCGGCTGCTGGTCGACCGGATCCGCGGCGACGAGCTCGCCACTCCACACGTCGTCCTGGACACCCAGTTCGTCGAGCGCGCCTCCGCCTGA